In Methanosphaera sp. ISO3-F5, a genomic segment contains:
- a CDS encoding flavodoxin family protein, translated as MRTLIIYYTRSGNTGLAAHIIKRELKAHIREITDFTKNRTLLDYMFTSLIDSASISPTKLDIDYYETIFIGTPVWFGSIAPAIKKLIDNMDFKNKNIILFNTMKGIGGDIAMKRMARLVRKHNGNVIGAFSIITRGDDYDIMDNTRAAIKDLNLKIGN; from the coding sequence ATGAGAACATTAATTATATACTATACCAGGTCCGGAAATACTGGCCTTGCAGCACACATAATCAAACGAGAACTAAAAGCCCACATCAGAGAAATCACTGATTTCACAAAAAACCGAACATTACTTGATTACATGTTTACAAGCCTAATAGACTCTGCAAGCATATCACCAACAAAACTGGACATAGACTATTATGAAACAATATTCATAGGAACACCAGTATGGTTTGGATCAATAGCTCCCGCAATAAAGAAACTGATAGATAACATGGACTTCAAAAATAAGAACATAATCCTATTCAATACAATGAAAGGAATAGGAGGAGACATAGCCATGAAAAGAATGGCAAGGCTTGTACGAAAACATAACGGGAACGTAATCGGAGCATTCAGTATCATAACACGCGGAGACGATTATGATATCATGGACAATACAAGAGC
- a CDS encoding flavodoxin family protein, whose product MDLVVYYSRTNNTREVSEIIAEQNDAKLVEIKDKKSRSGALGYALGAVDSVIGKKTSISYEKVNLSEYDTVYIGTPVWASKPAPAVLQFIDENDFNGVNVITFATMMSSGGNKTVNAMNDKISAKGGIVKRSFSLALKGNDTKQLVMDALSEE is encoded by the coding sequence ATGGATTTAGTAGTTTATTATTCAAGAACAAACAATACAAGAGAAGTTTCAGAGATTATTGCTGAACAAAATGATGCAAAACTAGTGGAGATTAAAGACAAGAAAAGCAGGTCCGGTGCTCTGGGTTATGCTCTTGGTGCTGTGGATTCTGTTATAGGAAAGAAAACCAGTATTTCATATGAAAAGGTTAATCTTTCAGAGTATGATACTGTTTATATTGGTACCCCTGTTTGGGCTTCTAAGCCTGCACCTGCTGTTTTACAGTTTATTGATGAAAATGATTTTAATGGTGTTAATGTTATAACTTTTGCTACTATGATGAGTAGTGGTGGTAATAAGACAGTTAATGCTATGAATGATAAAATCTCTGCTAAAGGTGGAATTGTTAAACGTTCATTTTCTTTAGCCCTTAAAGGTAATGACACCAAACAATTAGTCATGGATGCTTTAAGTGAAGAATAA
- the argC gene encoding N-acetyl-gamma-glutamyl-phosphate reductase produces the protein MSKIDVAIIGASGYTGGELLRLLHRHKNVNIKYVTSRKNEGEPVSKLHPNLEGLDYTFSNPDPTDVDADLVFSALPHGASMKLVPTYLENGSRVIDLSGDFRFSDISTYEKWYGMEHLHPEIEAVFGSPEINREQIKDAQLIANPGCFVTGAILSSLPIVENKLVDRIILDSKSGVSGAGVNPNANTHYPTCSDNIKPYAINNHRHTPEIREQLRKFGTKDVKVSFTPHLVPVIRGIITTNHSFLLQGDVTADDVYELYREYYKDEPFVKVLDDNKIPLLASVRGSNYCQIGGISLDDEDHLVVVSAIDNLVKGASGQAVQNMNIMFGFDEREGLREVGLYP, from the coding sequence TTGAGCAAAATAGATGTAGCTATTATAGGAGCTAGTGGTTATACTGGTGGAGAATTATTAAGATTGCTTCACAGACACAAAAACGTGAATATTAAATATGTTACAAGCCGTAAAAATGAGGGAGAACCTGTTAGTAAATTACATCCTAACCTTGAAGGATTAGATTATACTTTCAGTAACCCTGACCCAACAGATGTTGATGCAGATTTAGTGTTTAGTGCATTACCTCATGGAGCATCAATGAAACTTGTACCAACATACCTGGAAAATGGTAGTCGAGTTATTGATCTTAGTGGCGACTTCCGTTTCAGTGATATAAGCACATATGAAAAATGGTATGGTATGGAACACTTACACCCTGAAATAGAAGCTGTTTTTGGTTCACCCGAAATAAACAGGGAACAAATCAAAGATGCACAGCTTATCGCCAATCCAGGATGTTTTGTTACAGGCGCTATTCTTTCCAGTCTTCCAATTGTTGAAAACAAACTGGTTGACAGAATAATTTTAGACAGTAAAAGTGGTGTTAGTGGTGCCGGCGTAAATCCTAATGCCAATACCCATTATCCTACATGTAGTGACAATATTAAACCATACGCAATTAATAATCATAGGCATACACCTGAGATTAGAGAACAGCTAAGAAAGTTTGGAACAAAAGATGTGAAAGTTTCATTCACTCCACACCTTGTACCGGTTATCAGGGGAATTATCACAACAAATCACAGTTTCTTACTCCAAGGTGATGTGACCGCTGATGATGTTTACGAGTTATATCGTGAATATTATAAGGATGAACCTTTCGTTAAAGTACTTGATGATAATAAGATTCCTCTTCTTGCAAGTGTCCGCGGAAGTAATTACTGTCAAATAGGTGGAATATCCCTTGACGATGAGGATCATCTTGTTGTTGTGTCTGCTATTGACAACCTTGTTAAAGGTGCTTCAGGGCAAGCTGTGCAGAACATGAATATCATGTTCGGATTTGATGAACGTGAAGGATTACGTGAAGTAGGATTATACCCATAA
- a CDS encoding ribonuclease HIII, translating to MKSVSLSDLEVGRFLSLCGDLRHESPHQYERVRIKDGDLFFVLYNSNKLVFNENGASFSFLDDVLEKREYVEPVVRDNNIEDRSNYSISMLDNYDFTIGSDETGKGEWYGPLVITAVSTSHDENIKLKRIGVTDSKKLSRKQIINQYKKIEKLGINHETLILTPFSYNKLYNKFKSEGKNLNHLLAYLHSKAITNLLKQVNTTNVLIIIDKFDYKKMNDYLDVDDKIKVIQESDGERFIPVATSSIIAKYHYEKTLKEIEERYNISLRKTKPKNIDKNILDKVAKTHFKNVKPYIKQ from the coding sequence ATGAAGTCTGTTAGTTTAAGTGATTTGGAAGTTGGTCGTTTTTTGAGTTTGTGTGGGGATTTACGGCATGAGTCTCCTCATCAGTATGAGCGTGTTAGGATTAAGGATGGTGATTTGTTTTTTGTTTTGTATAATTCTAATAAGCTTGTTTTTAATGAGAACGGGGCATCTTTTTCTTTTTTGGATGATGTTCTTGAAAAAAGGGAGTATGTTGAACCAGTTGTTAGAGACAATAATATTGAAGATAGAAGTAATTATTCTATTAGTATGTTGGATAACTATGATTTTACTATTGGTTCTGATGAAACTGGTAAGGGTGAATGGTATGGTCCCCTTGTTATCACGGCTGTATCTACATCACATGATGAAAATATTAAATTGAAGAGGATTGGTGTTACTGACAGCAAAAAATTATCCCGAAAACAAATCATCAACCAGTACAAAAAAATTGAAAAACTAGGCATAAACCATGAAACACTCATATTAACACCCTTCAGTTATAACAAACTATACAACAAGTTTAAAAGTGAAGGTAAAAACCTTAATCACCTACTAGCCTACCTTCATTCTAAGGCAATAACCAATCTCTTAAAACAAGTTAATACAACAAACGTGTTAATAATTATTGACAAGTTTGATTATAAGAAGATGAATGACTACCTTGACGTAGATGACAAGATTAAAGTTATCCAGGAATCTGATGGTGAAAGATTTATTCCTGTTGCAACCAGCAGCATTATTGCCAAGTACCATTATGAAAAAACATTAAAAGAGATAGAAGAAAGATATAATATTAGTCTTAGAAAAACAAAGCCTAAAAATATTGATAAAAATATATTAGATAAAGTTGCAAAGACACATTTTAAGAATGTTAAACCATATATTAAACAATGA
- a CDS encoding nucleotidyltransferase domain-containing protein, translating to MYNRVEIAKEFAKKIKSKDIKKIILFGSVARGEDTEDSDIDILIIANNEEELEDYISEEVIDILLTQKQYISAHIMSQNHYNETKNFSFLRNVLEDGVIIG from the coding sequence ATGTATAATAGAGTAGAAATTGCAAAAGAATTTGCGAAAAAAATTAAATCAAAAGATATTAAGAAAATAATATTATTTGGTTCTGTTGCACGTGGTGAAGATACTGAAGATTCTGATATTGATATTTTAATTATTGCCAACAATGAGGAAGAACTTGAAGATTATATTAGTGAAGAAGTAATAGATATTCTTTTAACACAAAAACAGTATATATCAGCACATATTATGTCACAGAATCATTATAATGAAACTAAAAATTTTTCTTTTTTAAGAAATGTTCTTGAGGATGGTGTTATAATTGGATGA
- the argB gene encoding acetylglutamate kinase, which translates to MVEYEPTDISNVLIEALPYIKKFHKQKIMIKYGGHAMIDENAMSNTALDTVLLKYVGMQPVVVHGGGPEISRSMEKMGKDSKFVGGLRVTDSETMDIVKMVLVGKINTEIVSNIGLHGGKSIGINGTADFLIEASKRDPTKVQQENGEIIEVDLGYVGKIDKINTDIVDVLTNENYIPVISPVGTDKYGNTLNLNADTVAGSIASEIDAEKLIVLTDVPGIMTDPEDPDSIIRRIHVDELRELVDTNIITGGMIPKVETCINAVENGVKTAHILDGRIDHSILLEIFTKDGIGTMVRK; encoded by the coding sequence ATGGTAGAATATGAACCAACAGATATAAGTAATGTTTTAATAGAGGCGTTACCATACATTAAGAAATTTCATAAACAAAAGATAATGATTAAGTATGGTGGACATGCTATGATTGATGAAAATGCTATGAGCAACACTGCATTGGACACTGTACTGTTAAAGTATGTGGGTATGCAGCCAGTAGTTGTTCATGGTGGAGGACCTGAAATATCCCGTTCTATGGAGAAAATGGGAAAAGATTCCAAGTTTGTGGGTGGATTAAGAGTAACTGACTCTGAGACTATGGATATTGTGAAAATGGTTCTTGTAGGTAAAATTAATACTGAGATAGTGTCTAATATTGGGTTACATGGTGGAAAGAGTATTGGTATTAATGGTACTGCTGATTTTCTTATAGAGGCAAGTAAGAGAGATCCTACAAAGGTTCAGCAGGAAAATGGGGAAATTATTGAGGTTGACCTGGGATATGTTGGAAAGATTGATAAAATTAATACAGATATTGTTGATGTGTTAACAAATGAAAATTATATACCTGTTATTTCTCCTGTGGGTACTGATAAGTATGGTAATACTTTGAATTTGAATGCTGATACTGTTGCTGGTAGTATTGCTTCTGAGATTGATGCGGAGAAGTTAATTGTTTTAACTGATGTTCCTGGTATTATGACTGATCCTGAGGATCCGGATAGTATTATTCGCAGGATTCATGTGGATGAGCTTAGAGAGCTTGTTGATACGAATATTATTACTGGTGGTATGATTCCTAAGGTGGAAACTTGTATTAATGCTGTTGAGAATGGTGTTAAAACTGCTCATATTCTTGATGGTAGAATTGACCATTCTATATTATTGGAAATTTTTACTAAGGATGGTATTGGAACTATGGTTAGAAAATAG
- the argJ gene encoding bifunctional ornithine acetyltransferase/N-acetylglutamate synthase: protein MIMKNLDNGICSIGSVQVSGYREGKYGVTIIYHENSTCVGVYTTNKVYAAPITITRKHLENGKISAIIVNSGNANCYTKEEGIKNGLELAQLTADTLGIPLEDVAVASTGVIGRQMPMDILKPVAEKSLSQLGNSKSHASDAANAILTTDTVKKECAVEHTLKDGTTFRVAGMCKGSGMIAPNMGTMLGFITTDLKLSQEKLQEALNESIRKSFNMVVVDGDESTNDTVLLLSTDEVCGEYDENFQEALDYVCISLAKQIARDGEGADKFMQVEAGGCRTLDDAILISKSIVSSSLVKTALAGADPNWGRIISAMGYSGVDFDPDNVSISIGNQDKDVPIVEDGVVTTYDKPELLEEAEAIMKEKTVIIKVDIHEGDYSTTAYGCDLTCEYVHINADYTT, encoded by the coding sequence ATGATTATGAAAAATTTAGACAATGGAATATGTTCAATAGGCTCTGTACAGGTAAGCGGGTACAGAGAAGGAAAATATGGTGTGACAATAATATACCATGAAAACAGTACATGCGTAGGCGTATACACAACAAACAAAGTATACGCAGCACCAATAACAATTACAAGGAAACACTTGGAAAATGGAAAAATATCTGCAATAATAGTAAACAGTGGAAACGCCAACTGCTACACCAAGGAAGAAGGAATAAAAAATGGTTTGGAACTTGCACAGCTAACCGCCGATACACTAGGCATTCCATTAGAGGATGTGGCTGTTGCAAGTACTGGTGTTATTGGAAGACAAATGCCTATGGATATACTTAAACCAGTAGCAGAAAAATCATTATCTCAACTTGGAAACTCCAAGAGTCATGCAAGTGATGCTGCTAATGCAATACTCACAACAGATACTGTTAAGAAGGAATGTGCAGTAGAACACACATTAAAGGATGGAACCACATTCAGAGTAGCTGGTATGTGTAAAGGTTCAGGTATGATAGCACCTAATATGGGGACAATGCTCGGATTTATTACAACCGACCTGAAATTGTCACAGGAAAAGTTACAGGAAGCATTGAATGAAAGTATAAGAAAATCATTTAACATGGTTGTGGTTGATGGTGATGAAAGTACAAATGACACTGTACTGTTATTAAGTACTGATGAAGTGTGTGGAGAATATGATGAAAACTTCCAGGAAGCACTTGATTATGTGTGCATTTCTCTTGCTAAGCAGATAGCCCGTGATGGTGAAGGTGCAGATAAGTTCATGCAGGTAGAAGCTGGAGGATGCAGAACATTAGATGATGCTATACTAATTTCCAAGTCTATTGTTTCAAGTAGTCTTGTTAAAACTGCGCTTGCGGGGGCTGATCCTAACTGGGGAAGAATAATTAGTGCTATGGGATACTCCGGTGTAGACTTTGATCCGGATAATGTGTCTATAAGTATTGGTAACCAGGACAAGGACGTGCCTATTGTAGAGGATGGAGTAGTTACTACTTATGATAAGCCGGAACTGCTTGAAGAGGCAGAAGCGATAATGAAGGAAAAGACTGTTATTATAAAAGTAGATATTCATGAAGGAGATTACAGTACCACAGCTTATGGTTGTGATCTTACCTGTGAATATGTTCATATAAATGCTGATTACACAACATAA
- a CDS encoding NYN domain-containing protein, whose translation MKIIVDGSNVAYYGQQPDEETGKVTPSLKTLKVAISTLQKLGHEPIVLADAPLRHEIDDKDGFNEMIQNDEVFPVPAGTIADHYILNLAYEEDAKILSNDFFRDYQDEFQDIDSRRLPYRVKNGRFQIGKPAPPKKVKNLLQKICSKSLNEFETRGFDVYKAKKNRKFSGLAVAQEAINRVNKEEDNEIDSKLENIFMKLPLLNKMVSFVDDDIEDSDFLIFVLVNPKDYKEAVKNAGTIAVTVRNKLNLDHSPLVAVRNDLFTRPGTFELNIIYSDEVLEESPYNLNIIINDTDYSFIKHNSRNIASTMAARLGTWKFPIVSVKPSMLMEKPGQFEISIERGGRR comes from the coding sequence TTGAAAATAATTGTTGATGGGTCAAATGTAGCATACTACGGACAACAACCCGATGAAGAAACAGGAAAAGTAACACCAAGTCTTAAAACACTAAAAGTAGCAATAAGCACACTTCAAAAGTTAGGACATGAACCAATAGTACTAGCTGATGCACCATTAAGACATGAAATTGATGATAAAGATGGCTTTAATGAAATGATACAAAACGATGAAGTATTCCCAGTACCAGCAGGAACCATCGCAGACCATTACATACTAAACCTAGCATACGAAGAAGATGCAAAAATATTATCCAACGACTTCTTCAGAGACTACCAGGACGAATTCCAGGACATAGACAGTAGAAGATTACCATACCGAGTAAAAAATGGACGATTCCAAATAGGAAAACCGGCACCACCAAAAAAAGTTAAAAACCTACTACAAAAAATCTGTTCAAAATCATTAAACGAATTCGAAACAAGAGGATTTGATGTTTACAAGGCAAAGAAAAACCGTAAATTCAGTGGATTAGCCGTAGCACAAGAAGCAATAAACAGAGTAAACAAGGAAGAAGACAACGAGATTGACTCAAAACTAGAAAACATCTTCATGAAACTACCACTACTAAACAAGATGGTAAGCTTCGTAGATGATGACATAGAAGACTCAGACTTCCTAATATTCGTACTAGTAAACCCAAAAGACTACAAGGAAGCAGTAAAAAATGCAGGAACAATTGCTGTAACAGTACGTAACAAGTTAAACCTTGACCACTCACCACTTGTAGCAGTACGTAACGACCTTTTCACAAGACCTGGAACATTCGAATTAAACATAATATACTCTGATGAAGTACTTGAAGAATCACCATACAACCTTAACATCATAATAAATGACACAGATTACTCATTCATCAAACACAACTCCAGGAACATTGCAAGTACAATGGCAGCAAGACTGGGAACATGGAAGTTTCCAATAGTAAGCGTGAAACCAAGTATGCTCATGGAAAAACCGGGACAATTTGAAATCTCTATAGAACGTGGAGGACGACGATAA
- a CDS encoding nascent polypeptide-associated complex protein, giving the protein MFPGGKINPKQLRQMEKQMKKMGMNMKELEGVEQVVITLKDKEIVIKNAEVSIMKAMGSETYQISGDAEERIKSSESTEDIEISQDDVDLVSSQTGKSKEEAEAALKEVNGDLAEAIMRLS; this is encoded by the coding sequence ATGTTCCCAGGCGGTAAAATAAACCCTAAACAGTTAAGACAGATGGAAAAACAGATGAAAAAAATGGGTATGAATATGAAAGAACTTGAAGGTGTTGAACAAGTTGTCATAACCCTAAAAGATAAGGAAATAGTAATTAAGAATGCAGAAGTTAGCATTATGAAGGCTATGGGCAGTGAAACTTACCAGATTTCTGGTGATGCAGAAGAAAGGATTAAAAGCTCAGAAAGTACTGAAGACATTGAAATATCACAGGACGATGTTGACCTAGTTTCATCCCAAACCGGAAAAAGCAAAGAAGAAGCTGAAGCAGCACTAAAAGAAGTTAATGGTGACTTAGCTGAAGCAATTATGAGATTATCCTAA
- a CDS encoding DUF2304 domain-containing protein — protein sequence MLTYQIILLVLSIIGILFGIYQFRRDSFSNFVLSLWICAWIVVMIVTVFPDITTSFARFFGFGRGLDIVYIISILFLFYIVFKLYNKMEKQKKRINELVSELALKEYDE from the coding sequence ATGTTAACTTATCAGATTATTCTCCTTGTACTTAGTATTATAGGTATACTTTTTGGTATTTATCAGTTCCGGCGTGATTCTTTCAGCAACTTTGTTTTGTCTTTATGGATTTGTGCTTGGATTGTTGTTATGATAGTTACTGTATTCCCTGATATTACTACCAGTTTTGCAAGGTTTTTTGGCTTTGGTCGTGGCTTGGATATTGTTTATATTATATCGATTCTTTTCCTTTTTTATATAGTTTTTAAATTGTATAATAAGATGGAAAAACAGAAGAAACGTATTAATGAGCTTGTCAGTGAGTTAGCTCTCAAGGAGTATGATGAATAA
- a CDS encoding glycosyltransferase family 2 protein has product MITKDVPKITKDIYIILSCYNEENTLEEVVTGLVERGFKVLIIDDGSKDKSPVIARELVKRYAPNVYHYRHIINVGLGGAIKTGIRAALSRGADIMITFDADGQHNPDDLYRMYPPLQDGIADVVIASRDFSDMPAGRRFGNTVMNYITYIFQGKMVTDSQSGLRAFTASAARKLQLKSPQYGVSSEIIGEINRRNLEMLEVPMTTIYDDRTIQKGTNTLVGLKIILEFLNETLKK; this is encoded by the coding sequence ATGATTACTAAAGATGTGCCAAAGATTACTAAGGATATTTACATTATTTTATCTTGTTATAACGAGGAAAATACTTTGGAGGAAGTTGTTACAGGTCTTGTTGAACGTGGATTTAAGGTTTTAATTATTGATGACGGTTCCAAGGATAAGAGTCCTGTTATTGCCAGGGAGTTAGTTAAGCGTTATGCTCCTAATGTTTATCATTACCGACATATTATTAATGTTGGCTTGGGTGGTGCAATTAAGACTGGTATCAGGGCTGCTCTTAGTAGGGGTGCTGATATTATGATTACTTTTGATGCTGATGGTCAGCATAACCCTGATGATTTGTATAGGATGTATCCTCCGTTACAGGATGGTATTGCTGATGTTGTGATTGCTTCTCGTGATTTCTCAGATATGCCTGCGGGTCGTCGTTTTGGTAATACTGTGATGAATTATATTACTTATATTTTCCAGGGAAAGATGGTTACTGATTCTCAGTCTGGTCTTAGAGCTTTTACTGCTAGTGCTGCTCGTAAGTTGCAGTTAAAGAGTCCTCAGTATGGTGTGTCTAGTGAAATTATTGGTGAGATTAATAGGCGTAATTTAGAGATGCTTGAGGTTCCTATGACTACCATTTATGATGATCGTACTATTCAGAAGGGTACTAATACTTTGGTTGGTTTGAAGATTATTTTAGAGTTTTTAAATGAAACTCTTAAGAAGTAG
- a CDS encoding flavodoxin family protein, which yields MLKVVGIVGSPRAEGNTEFMVKRTLDKISEAGVDTELICLHDKRIEYCTGCDCCKKTDECVIDDDMRELTEKVRDADGVVMGSPVYFGDMTGLAKSFIDRLRPLRNVHAFKFKVCGALSCGGFRNGGQETTIHSLYDFFLIQGGIVVGDDRPTAHFGATGVGDTSEDDVALETCDYLARRMVDVLKKINCED from the coding sequence ATGTTGAAAGTTGTTGGTATTGTTGGTAGTCCACGTGCTGAGGGTAATACTGAGTTTATGGTTAAGCGTACTTTAGATAAGATTAGTGAAGCTGGTGTTGATACTGAGCTTATTTGTTTACATGATAAGAGGATTGAGTATTGTACTGGTTGTGATTGTTGTAAGAAGACTGATGAGTGTGTTATTGATGATGATATGAGGGAGTTAACTGAGAAGGTGAGAGATGCTGATGGTGTGGTTATGGGTAGTCCTGTTTATTTTGGTGATATGACGGGTCTTGCTAAGTCTTTTATTGATCGTCTTAGGCCTTTGCGTAATGTTCATGCTTTTAAGTTTAAGGTTTGTGGTGCTTTGTCTTGTGGTGGTTTTCGTAATGGTGGTCAGGAGACTACTATTCATTCGTTGTATGATTTTTTCTTGATTCAGGGTGGTATTGTGGTTGGTGATGATAGGCCTACTGCTCATTTTGGTGCTACGGGTGTTGGTGATACTTCTGAGGATGATGTTGCTTTGGAGACTTGTGATTATCTTGCTCGGCGTATGGTGGATGTGTTGAAAAAAATTAATTGTGAGGATTGA
- a CDS encoding glycosyltransferase family 2 protein: protein MIEDKLELVLVTYNRALYLENTLKQFLDSPFRDCKFTVIDNCSPDNTRDVCAKYSKLFPNMSIIRNNLNIGGNANITQGLRTSSLEYTWLLADDDSYDFSDCNDVIEAVDSSTYDFVHVSSPLLPSNKKEGQNKDLTEIIEEFNPKREIHAVDLVNIIEGKYFMDLAFISSYIFRTELLESDDIIRAYDNIPNFFPQMSLISKSVNKNFFIYRAKHDLIIQGDNPENDAEHTYTFTKFYEGWLHSGLMINDKNIRKIFYTHLDNHSLPTNNYLVVLPVAIMTDKALDKKDVKINVISLLAALYKHTGWIKGFLLSIYLLLIYIVPSSVYKLLYKKFY, encoded by the coding sequence ATGATTGAAGATAAATTGGAATTAGTTTTGGTTACTTATAATAGGGCACTTTATTTAGAAAATACTCTTAAACAGTTCTTGGATAGTCCTTTTAGAGATTGTAAGTTTACTGTTATAGATAATTGTTCCCCTGATAATACGAGAGATGTTTGTGCTAAGTATTCGAAGTTGTTTCCTAATATGTCGATTATTAGGAATAATTTGAATATTGGTGGTAATGCTAATATTACTCAGGGTCTTAGAACTAGTAGTTTAGAGTATACTTGGTTGTTGGCTGATGATGATAGTTATGATTTTAGTGATTGTAATGATGTCATTGAAGCCGTTGATAGTAGTACTTACGATTTTGTTCACGTTTCTTCACCATTACTCCCCAGTAATAAGAAAGAAGGTCAAAACAAAGATTTGACAGAGATCATTGAAGAATTTAATCCAAAAAGAGAGATACATGCTGTTGATTTAGTGAATATTATAGAAGGTAAATATTTTATGGATCTTGCTTTTATATCATCTTATATTTTTCGTACAGAACTTCTTGAATCTGATGATATTATTCGTGCATATGATAATATTCCTAATTTTTTTCCTCAAATGTCTTTGATTAGTAAGAGTGTTAATAAAAATTTTTTTATCTATCGAGCAAAACATGATTTAATTATTCAAGGTGATAATCCTGAGAATGATGCAGAGCATACATATACATTTACTAAATTTTATGAAGGTTGGCTTCATTCTGGGTTGATGATTAATGATAAAAATATCCGTAAGATTTTTTATACACATTTAGATAATCATTCTCTTCCCACCAATAATTATTTGGTTGTTCTTCCTGTCGCTATTATGACTGATAAAGCCTTGGATAAGAAAGATGTTAAAATTAATGTTATTTCATTGCTAGCAGCATTATATAAGCATACTGGATGGATTAAAGGATTTTTATTATCAATATATTTATTGTTGATTTATATTGTTCCAAGTTCTGTTTATAAACTATTGTATAAAAAGTTTTATTAA
- a CDS encoding glycosyltransferase: MFSIICVYNNKEILNEYLLNSLSQQDSNYDLILINNEKNRFYSATSALNYGAKKAKGDYLLFVHQDVKFIGTNWLSKTELEIKKLDKIGAVGVLGKKDIHLYTNILMGEPPRRVSDYTLKTPLEIKTLDECLIIIPKKVFNKHKFDEKTCDDWHLYGTDYVLSIKKEGYKSYVIPTNLIHRSIGDSLSETYYQLLPKLQKKHFPEKIIYTSCGDWYTFIPIFLQRILKIIIYLILMYVLQNFNKENGWNYIKSLNPF, translated from the coding sequence ATGTTCAGTATTATCTGTGTATATAATAACAAAGAAATTTTAAACGAATACTTGTTAAATAGTTTATCACAACAAGATTCAAATTATGATTTAATATTAATTAACAATGAAAAAAATAGATTTTATAGTGCTACATCTGCTTTAAATTATGGGGCTAAAAAAGCAAAAGGAGATTATTTACTATTTGTTCATCAAGATGTTAAATTTATTGGAACAAACTGGTTAAGTAAAACAGAACTTGAAATTAAAAAATTAGATAAAATCGGTGCTGTAGGAGTTTTAGGTAAAAAAGATATCCATTTATATACCAATATTTTAATGGGTGAACCTCCAAGAAGAGTATCAGATTACACACTTAAAACTCCTTTAGAAATAAAAACATTAGATGAATGTCTAATAATCATTCCTAAAAAAGTTTTTAATAAACATAAATTCGATGAAAAAACATGTGATGATTGGCATTTATACGGCACTGATTATGTACTATCTATAAAAAAAGAAGGTTATAAATCATATGTAATTCCAACAAATTTAATCCATAGATCTATAGGTGATTCATTATCTGAAACATATTATCAGTTACTTCCAAAATTACAAAAAAAACATTTCCCTGAAAAAATTATTTATACCTCCTGTGGGGACTGGTATACGTTTATTCCTATATTTTTACAACGAATATTAAAAATTATTATATATTTAATATTAATGTATGTACTACAAAATTTCAACAAAGAAAATGGATGGAATTATATAAAAAGTTTAAATCCTTTTTAA